From the genome of Papaver somniferum cultivar HN1 chromosome 2, ASM357369v1, whole genome shotgun sequence, one region includes:
- the LOC113350983 gene encoding factor of DNA methylation 1-like, whose translation MGRFINGLMFKNGVSGGKIVKPLPFNTIWGETRKRNGRRIRKIIVGSSFLTTYLHEEIKRLQCLVCRLTTEIDVRNQRMEYTEKRFTQVSTSLGIVTDERNELNQASLQLSTSLSRMTEEREQLNQAHIQGNLQCYATLPWVHSNGVVHISVSILVLFRKSTDSNMYAHLNVPSEMRNMRSIVYENETLMKDLETHHRELEQQRKEIDKREAQLDLKSKQLSLLSEEVTRKLHTVQKNFEGAEDASSVENVQASTELDDTRKRLEKKDYELDSLSNLNNTLIAKERRSNHELQEAGKVLIEGLDGFGNNGTRPPVIGIRRIGELNDKPFRDICIKKFSTTEWETKSVQLCSLWQNKIQDSGWYPYKHVTVGKKFHEVINEDDKKLRELKDEWGKEVYDAVATASLEMNEYNASGRYPVRELWNFKEGRQASLKEVMEYVLQKLKALKGAKRRR comes from the exons TGGGGAGGTTTATCAATGGGTTAATGTTTAAAAATGGAGTAAGTGGAGGAAAAATTGTCAAACCCCTTCCTTTTAATACCATTTGGGgtgaaacaagaaaaagaaatggGCGCCGAATTAGAAAG ATTATTGTGGGTTCGAGTTTCTTGACGACTTACTTACATGAAGAGATTAAAAGACTGCAGTGTCTTGTGTGTAGACTAACTACAGAGATAGATGTAAGGAATCAAAGGATGGAATACACAGAAAAAAGGTTCACCCAAGTATCGACGTCTCTTGGTATAGTGACAGATGAGAGAAATGAACTGAATCAAGCTTCCCTTCAGCTCTCAACGTCACTTAGTAGAATGACGGAAGAGAGGGAGCAGCTGAATCAAGCTCATATTCAAGGTAATTTACAATGTTACGCTACTTTACCATGGGTACATTCTAATGGGGTTGTACACATTTCGGTAAGTATCCTTGTTCTGTTTCGTAAATCAACTGATTCTAACATGTATGCCCATCTTAACGTTCCTTCAGAAATGAGAAATATGCGGAGCATTGTGTATGAGAACGAGACACTTATGAAGGACTTAGAGACACACCATAGAGAACTCGAGCAACAACGAAAGGAAATTGACAAGCGTGAGGCCCAATTGGATCTCAAAAGCAAGCAACTTTCTCTTTTAAGCGAAGAG GTTACAAGAAAACTACATACTGTGCAAAAGAATTTTGAAGGAGCGGAAGATGCGAGTAGTGTAGAAAATGTTCAAGCCTCAACAGAGTTGGATGATACGCGCAAAAGACTGGAAAAGAAAGATTATGAGTTGGATAGTTTGAGTAACCTTAATAACACCCTGATCGCAAAAGAGCGCAGAAGTAACCACGAGCTACAGGAGGCAGGCAAAGTTTTGATCGAG GGTTTAGATGGGTTTGGAAATAATGGTACGCGTCCTCCTGTAATTGGGATAAGACGGATAGGGGAGCTGAATGACAAACCATTTCGAGATATTTGCATCAAGAAGTTCTCGACTACTGAATGGGAAACAAAATCTGTTCAGCTATGCTCATTGTGGCAAAATAAAATACAAGATTCAGGGTGGTATCCTTATAAGCATGTGACAGTCGGTAAAAAGTTTCAT GAAGTTATAAATGAAGATGATAAAAAGTTGAGAGAGCTGAAAGATGAATGGGGCAAGGAAGTATATGATGCTGTAGCTACTGCTTCACTGGAGATGAATGAGTACAATGCAAGTGGAAGATATCCAGTTCGGGAGCTTTGGAATTTCAAGGAAGGAAGGCAAGCCAGCTTGAAGGAAGTAATGGAATATGTCCTGCAAAAATTGAAAGCTCTTAAAGGTGCTAAGCGTCGAAGATAA
- the LOC113347612 gene encoding factor of DNA methylation 1-like isoform X3 translates to MGTHLYQEMRRLQSLVSSLTAEMDVKNERMEYMERRATDLSTYLAIMTDERDKLNQAFLQLSTSLSRMTEERDQLVQAHLEEMRSMQRIVYENETLMRDLETHSRELEQQRTEIHKREAQLDIRSNQLSVLSKEVTRKLNIVQQNSERAKDTSSRENVQALTEVDDMRRKLEEKDYELDSLTNLNNTLIAKERRSNHELQEARKVLIEGLDGFGNNGTRPPAIGIKRMGELNDKPFRDICIKKFSATEWETKSVELCSLWQNKIQDSGWYPYKHVTVDKMPHEVINEDDKKLRELRDEWGKEVFDAVATASLEMNQYNASGIYPVRELWNFKEGRQASLKEVMEYILQKLKALKSVKRRR, encoded by the exons ATGGGAACTCACTTATATCAAGAGATGAGGAGACTGCAGAGTCTTGTGTCTAGCCTAACTGCAGAGATGGATGTAAAGAATGAAAGGATGGAATACATGGAAAGGAGGGCGACCGACTTATCGACTTATCTTGCTATAATGACAGATGAGAGGGATAAACTGAATCAAGCTTTTCTTCAGCTCTCGACATCACTTAGTAGAATGACGGAAGAAAGAGATCAGCTAGTTCAAGCTCATCTTGAAG AAATGAGGAGTATGCAGAGGATTGTGTATGAGAATGAGACACTTATGAGGGACTTAGAGACTCACAGCAGAGAACTCGAGCAGCAACGTACGGAAATCCACAAGCGTGAGGCCCAATTGGATATCAGAAGCAACCAGCTCTCTGTTTTAAGCAAAGAG GTTACGAGAAAGCTAAATATTGTGCAACAAAATTCTGAAAGAGCGAAAGATACAAGTAGTAGAGAAAATGTGCAAGCCTTAACAGAGGTGGATGATATGCGCCGAAAACTGGAAGAGAAAGATTATGAGTTGGATAGTTTGACTAATCTGAATAACACCCTTATTGCCAAAGAGCGCAGAAGCAACCACGAGCTACAGGAGGCACGCAAAGTTTTGATCGAG GGTTTAGATGGGTTTGGAAATAATGGTACGCGTCCTCCTGCAATCGGGATAAAACGGATGGGGGAGCTGAATGACAAACCGTTTCGAGACATTTGCATCAAGAAGTTCTCGGCTACAGAATGGGAAACAAAATCTGTTGAGCTGTGCTCGTTGTGGCAAAATAAAATACAAGATTCAGGGTGGTATCCTTATAAGCATGTGACAGTTGATAAAATGCCTCAT GAAGTTATAAATGAAGATGATAAAAAGTTGAGAGAGCTGAGAGATGAATGGGGCAAGGAAGTATTTGATGCTGTAGCTACTGCTTCACTCGAGATGAATCAGTACAATGCCAGCGGAATATATCCAGTTCGGGAGCTTTGGAATTTCAAGGAAGGAAGGCAGGCCAGCTTAAAGGAAGTTATGGAGTACATCCTTCAAAAACTGAAAGCTCTTAAAAGTGTTAAACGTCGAAGATAA
- the LOC113350984 gene encoding dnaJ homolog subfamily C member 17-like, with the protein MEIDHYAVLGLQSGEEGVKLSQADIKKAYRNKSLELHPDKRPNDPNANINFQKLQSSYDILRDETERKRFDDRVQRLRQSSDDKEICRKQIKESLAKLIRTTINYFARDSGNLTQEDAEILAEATMATVTFIWKAFPICITTGKKFYKLFVLSI; encoded by the coding sequence ATGGAAATTGATCATTATGCTGTTTTAGGGTTACAATCAGGCGAAGAAGGGGTAAAATTATCTCAAGCGGACATTAAGAAAGCTTATAGAAATAAATCCCTAGAATTACATCCAGACAAACGTCCTAATGATCCTAAtgcaaatatcaattttcaaaagcTTCAATCATCGTACGATATTCTTAGAGATGAAACAGAGCGTAAACGCTTCGATGATCGTGTTCAACGCCTGCGTCAGTCATCAGATGATAAAGAGATATGCCGTAAGCAGATCAAAGAATCTTTAGCAAAACTAATTAGGACAACGATCAACTATTTTGCTCGTGATTCTGGTAATCTCACTCAAGAAGATGCTGAGATATTGGCTGAGGCGACGATGGCAACTGTAACCTTCATCTGGAAAGCATTTCCGATTTGTATTACTACTGGGAAAAAATTCTACAAACTGTTTGTTCTTTCTATTTAG
- the LOC113347612 gene encoding factor of DNA methylation 1-like isoform X1 — translation MGRFINGLMFKNGGKGGNFDKPSLNTIWGETRKRNGGQIKKIIVGSSFMGTHLYQEMRRLQSLVSSLTAEMDVKNERMEYMERRATDLSTYLAIMTDERDKLNQAFLQLSTSLSRMTEERDQLVQAHLEEMRSMQRIVYENETLMRDLETHSRELEQQRTEIHKREAQLDIRSNQLSVLSKEVTRKLNIVQQNSERAKDTSSRENVQALTEVDDMRRKLEEKDYELDSLTNLNNTLIAKERRSNHELQEARKVLIEGLDGFGNNGTRPPAIGIKRMGELNDKPFRDICIKKFSATEWETKSVELCSLWQNKIQDSGWYPYKHVTVDKMPHEVINEDDKKLRELRDEWGKEVFDAVATASLEMNQYNASGIYPVRELWNFKEGRQASLKEVMEYILQKLKALKSVKRRR, via the exons ATGGGGAGGTTTATCAATGGGTTAATGTTTAAAaatggaggaaaagggggaaattTCGATAAACCCTCTCTTAATACCATTTGGGGTGAAACCAGGAAAAGAAATGGGGGACAAATTAAAAAG ATTATTGTTGGTTCGAGCTTCATGGGAACTCACTTATATCAAGAGATGAGGAGACTGCAGAGTCTTGTGTCTAGCCTAACTGCAGAGATGGATGTAAAGAATGAAAGGATGGAATACATGGAAAGGAGGGCGACCGACTTATCGACTTATCTTGCTATAATGACAGATGAGAGGGATAAACTGAATCAAGCTTTTCTTCAGCTCTCGACATCACTTAGTAGAATGACGGAAGAAAGAGATCAGCTAGTTCAAGCTCATCTTGAAG AAATGAGGAGTATGCAGAGGATTGTGTATGAGAATGAGACACTTATGAGGGACTTAGAGACTCACAGCAGAGAACTCGAGCAGCAACGTACGGAAATCCACAAGCGTGAGGCCCAATTGGATATCAGAAGCAACCAGCTCTCTGTTTTAAGCAAAGAG GTTACGAGAAAGCTAAATATTGTGCAACAAAATTCTGAAAGAGCGAAAGATACAAGTAGTAGAGAAAATGTGCAAGCCTTAACAGAGGTGGATGATATGCGCCGAAAACTGGAAGAGAAAGATTATGAGTTGGATAGTTTGACTAATCTGAATAACACCCTTATTGCCAAAGAGCGCAGAAGCAACCACGAGCTACAGGAGGCACGCAAAGTTTTGATCGAG GGTTTAGATGGGTTTGGAAATAATGGTACGCGTCCTCCTGCAATCGGGATAAAACGGATGGGGGAGCTGAATGACAAACCGTTTCGAGACATTTGCATCAAGAAGTTCTCGGCTACAGAATGGGAAACAAAATCTGTTGAGCTGTGCTCGTTGTGGCAAAATAAAATACAAGATTCAGGGTGGTATCCTTATAAGCATGTGACAGTTGATAAAATGCCTCAT GAAGTTATAAATGAAGATGATAAAAAGTTGAGAGAGCTGAGAGATGAATGGGGCAAGGAAGTATTTGATGCTGTAGCTACTGCTTCACTCGAGATGAATCAGTACAATGCCAGCGGAATATATCCAGTTCGGGAGCTTTGGAATTTCAAGGAAGGAAGGCAGGCCAGCTTAAAGGAAGTTATGGAGTACATCCTTCAAAAACTGAAAGCTCTTAAAAGTGTTAAACGTCGAAGATAA
- the LOC113347612 gene encoding factor of DNA methylation 1-like isoform X2, which produces MELLTSALHIHVWWHCNFVFPLIIVGSSFMGTHLYQEMRRLQSLVSSLTAEMDVKNERMEYMERRATDLSTYLAIMTDERDKLNQAFLQLSTSLSRMTEERDQLVQAHLEEMRSMQRIVYENETLMRDLETHSRELEQQRTEIHKREAQLDIRSNQLSVLSKEVTRKLNIVQQNSERAKDTSSRENVQALTEVDDMRRKLEEKDYELDSLTNLNNTLIAKERRSNHELQEARKVLIEGLDGFGNNGTRPPAIGIKRMGELNDKPFRDICIKKFSATEWETKSVELCSLWQNKIQDSGWYPYKHVTVDKMPHEVINEDDKKLRELRDEWGKEVFDAVATASLEMNQYNASGIYPVRELWNFKEGRQASLKEVMEYILQKLKALKSVKRRR; this is translated from the exons ATGGAGCTCTTAACTTCTGCGTTGCATATTCATGTGTGGTGGCATTGCAATTTTGTGTTTCCATTG ATTATTGTTGGTTCGAGCTTCATGGGAACTCACTTATATCAAGAGATGAGGAGACTGCAGAGTCTTGTGTCTAGCCTAACTGCAGAGATGGATGTAAAGAATGAAAGGATGGAATACATGGAAAGGAGGGCGACCGACTTATCGACTTATCTTGCTATAATGACAGATGAGAGGGATAAACTGAATCAAGCTTTTCTTCAGCTCTCGACATCACTTAGTAGAATGACGGAAGAAAGAGATCAGCTAGTTCAAGCTCATCTTGAAG AAATGAGGAGTATGCAGAGGATTGTGTATGAGAATGAGACACTTATGAGGGACTTAGAGACTCACAGCAGAGAACTCGAGCAGCAACGTACGGAAATCCACAAGCGTGAGGCCCAATTGGATATCAGAAGCAACCAGCTCTCTGTTTTAAGCAAAGAG GTTACGAGAAAGCTAAATATTGTGCAACAAAATTCTGAAAGAGCGAAAGATACAAGTAGTAGAGAAAATGTGCAAGCCTTAACAGAGGTGGATGATATGCGCCGAAAACTGGAAGAGAAAGATTATGAGTTGGATAGTTTGACTAATCTGAATAACACCCTTATTGCCAAAGAGCGCAGAAGCAACCACGAGCTACAGGAGGCACGCAAAGTTTTGATCGAG GGTTTAGATGGGTTTGGAAATAATGGTACGCGTCCTCCTGCAATCGGGATAAAACGGATGGGGGAGCTGAATGACAAACCGTTTCGAGACATTTGCATCAAGAAGTTCTCGGCTACAGAATGGGAAACAAAATCTGTTGAGCTGTGCTCGTTGTGGCAAAATAAAATACAAGATTCAGGGTGGTATCCTTATAAGCATGTGACAGTTGATAAAATGCCTCAT GAAGTTATAAATGAAGATGATAAAAAGTTGAGAGAGCTGAGAGATGAATGGGGCAAGGAAGTATTTGATGCTGTAGCTACTGCTTCACTCGAGATGAATCAGTACAATGCCAGCGGAATATATCCAGTTCGGGAGCTTTGGAATTTCAAGGAAGGAAGGCAGGCCAGCTTAAAGGAAGTTATGGAGTACATCCTTCAAAAACTGAAAGCTCTTAAAAGTGTTAAACGTCGAAGATAA